A stretch of the Ischnura elegans chromosome 5, ioIscEleg1.1, whole genome shotgun sequence genome encodes the following:
- the LOC124159046 gene encoding H(+)/Cl(-) exchange transporter 5 isoform X3, with the protein MERDPLRGNTALPLHLPTSYQAVNSQFSNGHHPLERPTTKDPFSDVFRGASASSDDDMIDIRTSNTMSDRPFSDEEDREQGLGGIHGGNGSHFSVKFSGFSFVGGITSSFGGMVCDPDELPGMGQYEDFHTIDWQRDIARDRMRHRHIIRRKRDSICDLIRGAHDAWSGWVCVLLVGIFTGAVAGVIDIGASWMSDLKYGICPQAFWLNKEQCCWSSNETTFDIGNCSQWLTWPEVFSQAKQGAGPYIISYIFYVAWALLFASMAASLVRMFAPYACGSGIPEIKTILSGFIIRGYLGKWTLLIKSVGIMLAVSAGLNLGKEGPMVHIACCIGNILSYLFPKYGKNEAKKREILSAAAAAGVSVAFGAPIGGVLFSLEEVSYYFPLKTLWRSFFCALVAAFVLGSINPFGNEHSVLFYVQYNKPWIFFELVPFVGLGIIGGIIAAVFIKANLWWCRYRKVSKLGQYPVTEVLGVAVVTAVLAFPNPYTRMSTSQLIYLLFSQCGVSNSDDLCDYNRNFTDVNSAIEIAAAGPGVYKAIWLLVLALIFKLVGTVFTFGIKVPCGLFIPSLCLGAIVGRIVGIGVEQLAYNYPHIWIFSGECSTGDDCITPGLYAMVGAAAVLGGVTRMTVSLVVIMFELTGGVRYIVPLMAAAMASKWVGDALGRQGIYDAHINLNGYPFLDSKEEFAHTSLAADVMQPKQNERLSVITQDSMTLSDVESLLKDTEHNGFPVVVSRQSQYLVGFVLRRDLNLAIANAKRSMEGITGDSLVLFTGGPPPTPSPNSQSMASGRPPPPPLPLKRILDMAPITMTDQTPMETVVDMFRKLGLRQTLVTHNGRLLGVITKKDVLRHIKQMDNEDPNSVLFN; encoded by the exons ATGGAAAGGGATCCTCTGAGAGGGAATACAGCTTTACCACTGCATTTACCCACGTCATACCAAGCTGTCAATTCTCAG TTCTCCAACGGCCACCACCCTCTAGAGAGGCCCACTACAAAAGATCCCTTTTCGGATGTGTTTAGAGGGGCTTCTGCAAGTTCAGATGATGACATGATCGATATTAGAACATCCAACACCATGTCAGACCGTCCTTTTTCTGATGAAGAAGATAGAGAGCAAGGCCTTGGGGGTATTCATGGAGGAAATGGCTCTCATT ttTCTGTTAAATTCTCGGGATTTTCATTTG TTGGTGGAATCACATCAAGCTTCGGTGGAATGGTTTGTGATCCAGATGAGCTGCCCGGAATGGGCCAATATGAAGATTTTCACACCATTGATTGGCAAAGAGACATTGCTCGTGACCGAATGAGACATCGCCATATAATCAGACGGAAACGAGATTCTATATGTGACCTTATCCGTGGAGCCCATGATGCTTGGTCGGGATGGGTCTGTGTATTACTTGTTGGAATATTTACTG GTGCTGTTGCTGGTGTCATAGACATTGGAGCAAGTTGGATGTCTGATCTCAAGTATGGAATATGCCCTCAGGCTTTCTGGTTGAATAAAGAGCAGTGCTGCTGGTCATCAAATGAAACTACGTTTGACATTGGCAACTGCTCCCAG TGGTTAACCTGGCCTGAAGTTTTTAGTCAGGCAAAGCAAGGTGCGGGACcatatataatttcatatattttctatGTTGCGTGGGCTCTTCTGTTCGCATCAATGGCTGCGTCTTTGGTGAGGATGTTTGCCCCTTACGCTTGTGGATCTGGTATCCCAGAG ATTAAAACTATTCTCAGTGGATTTATCATTCGAGGATATCTTGGAAAATGGACATTGCTAATCAAGTCAGTTGGTATTATGCTTGCTGTGTCTGCTGGTTTGAACTTGGGGAAAGAAGGGCCCATGGTCCACATTGCTTGTTGTATAG GTAATATATTATCGTATCTGTTTCCCAAGTATggcaaaaatgaagcaaaaaagcgtgaaatactttcGGCCGCTGCTGCAGCTGGTGTTTCGGTAGCCTTTGGTGCACCTATTGGAGGTGTTCTTTTCAGTTTAGAAGAG GTCAGCTATTACTTCCCCCTCAAAACACTTTGGCGGTCGTTCTTCTGTGCGTTAGTGGCTGCATTTGTGCTTGGGTCCATAAATCCTTTTGGAAATGAGCATTCAGTCTTGTTTTATGTGCAGTACAACAAGCCTTGGATATTCTTTGAGCTTGTGCCATTTGTTGGATTAGGTATCATTGGT ggaATAATTGCTGCTGTATTTATTAAAGCAAATCTTTGGTGGTGTAGATATCGCAAAGTGTCAAAACTGGGACAGTACCCAGTGACAGAAGTACTTGGTGTGGCGGTTGTGACTGCTGTCTTGGCTTTTCCTAACCCATACACGAGGATGAGCACTTCGCAACTCATATATCTTCTGTTCAGTCAGTGTGGAGTTTCCAACAGTGATGATCTTTG TGATTACAATAGGAATTTCACTGATGTCAACTCAGCAATTGAAATTGCAGCTGCTGGACCTGGTGTTTACAAAGCAATTTGGCTCTTAGTGCTTGCCCTCATTTTTAAACTGGTTGGCACAGTTTTCACTTTCGGTATCAAAGTTCCATGTGGACTCTTCATTCCAAGTCTTTGCCTTGGAGCCATTGTGGGAAGAATTGTTGGAATTGGAGTGGAGCAGTTAGCATA caACTACCCACACATATGGATATTTAGTGGAGAGTGCTCAACTGGTGATGACTGCATTACACCTGGCTTGTACGCTATGGTTGGAGCTGCAGCAGTTCTTGGAGGTGTAACAAGAATGACTG tttCTCTGGTGGTGATAATGTTTGAGTTAACTGGAGGAGTGCGCTATATAGTTCCGCTGATGGCTGCTGCTATGGCATCCAAGTGGGTTGGTGATGCTCTTGGGAGGCAGGGCATCTATGATGCTCACATAAACTTAAATGGCTACCCCTTCTTAGACTCAAAAGAAGAGTTTGCCCACACTTCTTTGGCAGCTGATGTGATGCAACCAAA GCAAAATGAGCGCCTCAGTGTCATCACACAGGATTCCATGACATTATCAGATGTTGAAAGTCTACTAAAAGATACAGAACACAATGGATTTCCAGTTGTTGTTTCAAGACAGTCACAGTATCTCGTTGGATTTGTCCTTAGAAGAGATCTCAACTTGGCCATTG CGAATGCTAAGCGTTCCATGGAAGGCATCACTGGAGATTCCTTAGTGCTCTTCACTGGTGGGCCTCCTCCAACTCCATCTCCCAATTCTCAGTCAATGGCATCAGGACGTCCTCCACCACCACCTCTGCCACTCAAAAGAATATTGGATATGGCTCCAATCACCATGACTGACCAGACACCGATGGAAACTGTGGTGGATATGTTCCGGAAACTTGGTCTCAGGCAGACTCTTGTGACTCATAATGG GCGCTTATTAGGGGTAATCACAAAGAAAGATGTTCTCCGTCATATCAAGCAAATGGACAATGAAGACCCCAATTCTGTACTTTTCAATTGA
- the LOC124159046 gene encoding H(+)/Cl(-) exchange transporter 5 isoform X2 yields MSVHKGNSDLALSQIMERDPLRGNTALPLHLPTSYQAVNSQFSNGHHPLERPTTKDPFSDVFRGASASSDDDMIDIRTSNTMSDRPFSDEEDREQGLGGIHGGNGSHFGGITSSFGGMVCDPDELPGMGQYEDFHTIDWQRDIARDRMRHRHIIRRKRDSICDLIRGAHDAWSGWVCVLLVGIFTGAVAGVIDIGASWMSDLKYGICPQAFWLNKEQCCWSSNETTFDIGNCSQWLTWPEVFSQAKQGAGPYIISYIFYVAWALLFASMAASLVRMFAPYACGSGIPEIKTILSGFIIRGYLGKWTLLIKSVGIMLAVSAGLNLGKEGPMVHIACCIGNILSYLFPKYGKNEAKKREILSAAAAAGVSVAFGAPIGGVLFSLEEVSYYFPLKTLWRSFFCALVAAFVLGSINPFGNEHSVLFYVQYNKPWIFFELVPFVGLGIIGGIIAAVFIKANLWWCRYRKVSKLGQYPVTEVLGVAVVTAVLAFPNPYTRMSTSQLIYLLFSQCGVSNSDDLCDYNRNFTDVNSAIEIAAAGPGVYKAIWLLVLALIFKLVGTVFTFGIKVPCGLFIPSLCLGAIVGRIVGIGVEQLAYNYPHIWIFSGECSTGDDCITPGLYAMVGAAAVLGGVTRMTVSLVVIMFELTGGVRYIVPLMAAAMASKWVGDALGRQGIYDAHINLNGYPFLDSKEEFAHTSLAADVMQPKQNERLSVITQDSMTLSDVESLLKDTEHNGFPVVVSRQSQYLVGFVLRRDLNLAIANAKRSMEGITGDSLVLFTGGPPPTPSPNSQSMASGRPPPPPLPLKRILDMAPITMTDQTPMETVVDMFRKLGLRQTLVTHNGRLLGVITKKDVLRHIKQMDNEDPNSVLFN; encoded by the exons ATGTCTGTGCATAAGGGAAATTCTG atCTTGCCTTGTCACAGATCATGGAAAGGGATCCTCTGAGAGGGAATACAGCTTTACCACTGCATTTACCCACGTCATACCAAGCTGTCAATTCTCAG TTCTCCAACGGCCACCACCCTCTAGAGAGGCCCACTACAAAAGATCCCTTTTCGGATGTGTTTAGAGGGGCTTCTGCAAGTTCAGATGATGACATGATCGATATTAGAACATCCAACACCATGTCAGACCGTCCTTTTTCTGATGAAGAAGATAGAGAGCAAGGCCTTGGGGGTATTCATGGAGGAAATGGCTCTCATT TTGGTGGAATCACATCAAGCTTCGGTGGAATGGTTTGTGATCCAGATGAGCTGCCCGGAATGGGCCAATATGAAGATTTTCACACCATTGATTGGCAAAGAGACATTGCTCGTGACCGAATGAGACATCGCCATATAATCAGACGGAAACGAGATTCTATATGTGACCTTATCCGTGGAGCCCATGATGCTTGGTCGGGATGGGTCTGTGTATTACTTGTTGGAATATTTACTG GTGCTGTTGCTGGTGTCATAGACATTGGAGCAAGTTGGATGTCTGATCTCAAGTATGGAATATGCCCTCAGGCTTTCTGGTTGAATAAAGAGCAGTGCTGCTGGTCATCAAATGAAACTACGTTTGACATTGGCAACTGCTCCCAG TGGTTAACCTGGCCTGAAGTTTTTAGTCAGGCAAAGCAAGGTGCGGGACcatatataatttcatatattttctatGTTGCGTGGGCTCTTCTGTTCGCATCAATGGCTGCGTCTTTGGTGAGGATGTTTGCCCCTTACGCTTGTGGATCTGGTATCCCAGAG ATTAAAACTATTCTCAGTGGATTTATCATTCGAGGATATCTTGGAAAATGGACATTGCTAATCAAGTCAGTTGGTATTATGCTTGCTGTGTCTGCTGGTTTGAACTTGGGGAAAGAAGGGCCCATGGTCCACATTGCTTGTTGTATAG GTAATATATTATCGTATCTGTTTCCCAAGTATggcaaaaatgaagcaaaaaagcgtgaaatactttcGGCCGCTGCTGCAGCTGGTGTTTCGGTAGCCTTTGGTGCACCTATTGGAGGTGTTCTTTTCAGTTTAGAAGAG GTCAGCTATTACTTCCCCCTCAAAACACTTTGGCGGTCGTTCTTCTGTGCGTTAGTGGCTGCATTTGTGCTTGGGTCCATAAATCCTTTTGGAAATGAGCATTCAGTCTTGTTTTATGTGCAGTACAACAAGCCTTGGATATTCTTTGAGCTTGTGCCATTTGTTGGATTAGGTATCATTGGT ggaATAATTGCTGCTGTATTTATTAAAGCAAATCTTTGGTGGTGTAGATATCGCAAAGTGTCAAAACTGGGACAGTACCCAGTGACAGAAGTACTTGGTGTGGCGGTTGTGACTGCTGTCTTGGCTTTTCCTAACCCATACACGAGGATGAGCACTTCGCAACTCATATATCTTCTGTTCAGTCAGTGTGGAGTTTCCAACAGTGATGATCTTTG TGATTACAATAGGAATTTCACTGATGTCAACTCAGCAATTGAAATTGCAGCTGCTGGACCTGGTGTTTACAAAGCAATTTGGCTCTTAGTGCTTGCCCTCATTTTTAAACTGGTTGGCACAGTTTTCACTTTCGGTATCAAAGTTCCATGTGGACTCTTCATTCCAAGTCTTTGCCTTGGAGCCATTGTGGGAAGAATTGTTGGAATTGGAGTGGAGCAGTTAGCATA caACTACCCACACATATGGATATTTAGTGGAGAGTGCTCAACTGGTGATGACTGCATTACACCTGGCTTGTACGCTATGGTTGGAGCTGCAGCAGTTCTTGGAGGTGTAACAAGAATGACTG tttCTCTGGTGGTGATAATGTTTGAGTTAACTGGAGGAGTGCGCTATATAGTTCCGCTGATGGCTGCTGCTATGGCATCCAAGTGGGTTGGTGATGCTCTTGGGAGGCAGGGCATCTATGATGCTCACATAAACTTAAATGGCTACCCCTTCTTAGACTCAAAAGAAGAGTTTGCCCACACTTCTTTGGCAGCTGATGTGATGCAACCAAA GCAAAATGAGCGCCTCAGTGTCATCACACAGGATTCCATGACATTATCAGATGTTGAAAGTCTACTAAAAGATACAGAACACAATGGATTTCCAGTTGTTGTTTCAAGACAGTCACAGTATCTCGTTGGATTTGTCCTTAGAAGAGATCTCAACTTGGCCATTG CGAATGCTAAGCGTTCCATGGAAGGCATCACTGGAGATTCCTTAGTGCTCTTCACTGGTGGGCCTCCTCCAACTCCATCTCCCAATTCTCAGTCAATGGCATCAGGACGTCCTCCACCACCACCTCTGCCACTCAAAAGAATATTGGATATGGCTCCAATCACCATGACTGACCAGACACCGATGGAAACTGTGGTGGATATGTTCCGGAAACTTGGTCTCAGGCAGACTCTTGTGACTCATAATGG GCGCTTATTAGGGGTAATCACAAAGAAAGATGTTCTCCGTCATATCAAGCAAATGGACAATGAAGACCCCAATTCTGTACTTTTCAATTGA
- the LOC124159046 gene encoding H(+)/Cl(-) exchange transporter 5 isoform X1: MSVHKGNSDLALSQIMERDPLRGNTALPLHLPTSYQAVNSQFSNGHHPLERPTTKDPFSDVFRGASASSDDDMIDIRTSNTMSDRPFSDEEDREQGLGGIHGGNGSHFSVKFSGFSFVGGITSSFGGMVCDPDELPGMGQYEDFHTIDWQRDIARDRMRHRHIIRRKRDSICDLIRGAHDAWSGWVCVLLVGIFTGAVAGVIDIGASWMSDLKYGICPQAFWLNKEQCCWSSNETTFDIGNCSQWLTWPEVFSQAKQGAGPYIISYIFYVAWALLFASMAASLVRMFAPYACGSGIPEIKTILSGFIIRGYLGKWTLLIKSVGIMLAVSAGLNLGKEGPMVHIACCIGNILSYLFPKYGKNEAKKREILSAAAAAGVSVAFGAPIGGVLFSLEEVSYYFPLKTLWRSFFCALVAAFVLGSINPFGNEHSVLFYVQYNKPWIFFELVPFVGLGIIGGIIAAVFIKANLWWCRYRKVSKLGQYPVTEVLGVAVVTAVLAFPNPYTRMSTSQLIYLLFSQCGVSNSDDLCDYNRNFTDVNSAIEIAAAGPGVYKAIWLLVLALIFKLVGTVFTFGIKVPCGLFIPSLCLGAIVGRIVGIGVEQLAYNYPHIWIFSGECSTGDDCITPGLYAMVGAAAVLGGVTRMTVSLVVIMFELTGGVRYIVPLMAAAMASKWVGDALGRQGIYDAHINLNGYPFLDSKEEFAHTSLAADVMQPKQNERLSVITQDSMTLSDVESLLKDTEHNGFPVVVSRQSQYLVGFVLRRDLNLAIANAKRSMEGITGDSLVLFTGGPPPTPSPNSQSMASGRPPPPPLPLKRILDMAPITMTDQTPMETVVDMFRKLGLRQTLVTHNGRLLGVITKKDVLRHIKQMDNEDPNSVLFN, encoded by the exons ATGTCTGTGCATAAGGGAAATTCTG atCTTGCCTTGTCACAGATCATGGAAAGGGATCCTCTGAGAGGGAATACAGCTTTACCACTGCATTTACCCACGTCATACCAAGCTGTCAATTCTCAG TTCTCCAACGGCCACCACCCTCTAGAGAGGCCCACTACAAAAGATCCCTTTTCGGATGTGTTTAGAGGGGCTTCTGCAAGTTCAGATGATGACATGATCGATATTAGAACATCCAACACCATGTCAGACCGTCCTTTTTCTGATGAAGAAGATAGAGAGCAAGGCCTTGGGGGTATTCATGGAGGAAATGGCTCTCATT ttTCTGTTAAATTCTCGGGATTTTCATTTG TTGGTGGAATCACATCAAGCTTCGGTGGAATGGTTTGTGATCCAGATGAGCTGCCCGGAATGGGCCAATATGAAGATTTTCACACCATTGATTGGCAAAGAGACATTGCTCGTGACCGAATGAGACATCGCCATATAATCAGACGGAAACGAGATTCTATATGTGACCTTATCCGTGGAGCCCATGATGCTTGGTCGGGATGGGTCTGTGTATTACTTGTTGGAATATTTACTG GTGCTGTTGCTGGTGTCATAGACATTGGAGCAAGTTGGATGTCTGATCTCAAGTATGGAATATGCCCTCAGGCTTTCTGGTTGAATAAAGAGCAGTGCTGCTGGTCATCAAATGAAACTACGTTTGACATTGGCAACTGCTCCCAG TGGTTAACCTGGCCTGAAGTTTTTAGTCAGGCAAAGCAAGGTGCGGGACcatatataatttcatatattttctatGTTGCGTGGGCTCTTCTGTTCGCATCAATGGCTGCGTCTTTGGTGAGGATGTTTGCCCCTTACGCTTGTGGATCTGGTATCCCAGAG ATTAAAACTATTCTCAGTGGATTTATCATTCGAGGATATCTTGGAAAATGGACATTGCTAATCAAGTCAGTTGGTATTATGCTTGCTGTGTCTGCTGGTTTGAACTTGGGGAAAGAAGGGCCCATGGTCCACATTGCTTGTTGTATAG GTAATATATTATCGTATCTGTTTCCCAAGTATggcaaaaatgaagcaaaaaagcgtgaaatactttcGGCCGCTGCTGCAGCTGGTGTTTCGGTAGCCTTTGGTGCACCTATTGGAGGTGTTCTTTTCAGTTTAGAAGAG GTCAGCTATTACTTCCCCCTCAAAACACTTTGGCGGTCGTTCTTCTGTGCGTTAGTGGCTGCATTTGTGCTTGGGTCCATAAATCCTTTTGGAAATGAGCATTCAGTCTTGTTTTATGTGCAGTACAACAAGCCTTGGATATTCTTTGAGCTTGTGCCATTTGTTGGATTAGGTATCATTGGT ggaATAATTGCTGCTGTATTTATTAAAGCAAATCTTTGGTGGTGTAGATATCGCAAAGTGTCAAAACTGGGACAGTACCCAGTGACAGAAGTACTTGGTGTGGCGGTTGTGACTGCTGTCTTGGCTTTTCCTAACCCATACACGAGGATGAGCACTTCGCAACTCATATATCTTCTGTTCAGTCAGTGTGGAGTTTCCAACAGTGATGATCTTTG TGATTACAATAGGAATTTCACTGATGTCAACTCAGCAATTGAAATTGCAGCTGCTGGACCTGGTGTTTACAAAGCAATTTGGCTCTTAGTGCTTGCCCTCATTTTTAAACTGGTTGGCACAGTTTTCACTTTCGGTATCAAAGTTCCATGTGGACTCTTCATTCCAAGTCTTTGCCTTGGAGCCATTGTGGGAAGAATTGTTGGAATTGGAGTGGAGCAGTTAGCATA caACTACCCACACATATGGATATTTAGTGGAGAGTGCTCAACTGGTGATGACTGCATTACACCTGGCTTGTACGCTATGGTTGGAGCTGCAGCAGTTCTTGGAGGTGTAACAAGAATGACTG tttCTCTGGTGGTGATAATGTTTGAGTTAACTGGAGGAGTGCGCTATATAGTTCCGCTGATGGCTGCTGCTATGGCATCCAAGTGGGTTGGTGATGCTCTTGGGAGGCAGGGCATCTATGATGCTCACATAAACTTAAATGGCTACCCCTTCTTAGACTCAAAAGAAGAGTTTGCCCACACTTCTTTGGCAGCTGATGTGATGCAACCAAA GCAAAATGAGCGCCTCAGTGTCATCACACAGGATTCCATGACATTATCAGATGTTGAAAGTCTACTAAAAGATACAGAACACAATGGATTTCCAGTTGTTGTTTCAAGACAGTCACAGTATCTCGTTGGATTTGTCCTTAGAAGAGATCTCAACTTGGCCATTG CGAATGCTAAGCGTTCCATGGAAGGCATCACTGGAGATTCCTTAGTGCTCTTCACTGGTGGGCCTCCTCCAACTCCATCTCCCAATTCTCAGTCAATGGCATCAGGACGTCCTCCACCACCACCTCTGCCACTCAAAAGAATATTGGATATGGCTCCAATCACCATGACTGACCAGACACCGATGGAAACTGTGGTGGATATGTTCCGGAAACTTGGTCTCAGGCAGACTCTTGTGACTCATAATGG GCGCTTATTAGGGGTAATCACAAAGAAAGATGTTCTCCGTCATATCAAGCAAATGGACAATGAAGACCCCAATTCTGTACTTTTCAATTGA
- the LOC124159046 gene encoding H(+)/Cl(-) exchange transporter 5 isoform X4: MIDIRTSNTMSDRPFSDEEDREQGLGGIHGGNGSHFSVKFSGFSFVGGITSSFGGMVCDPDELPGMGQYEDFHTIDWQRDIARDRMRHRHIIRRKRDSICDLIRGAHDAWSGWVCVLLVGIFTGAVAGVIDIGASWMSDLKYGICPQAFWLNKEQCCWSSNETTFDIGNCSQWLTWPEVFSQAKQGAGPYIISYIFYVAWALLFASMAASLVRMFAPYACGSGIPEIKTILSGFIIRGYLGKWTLLIKSVGIMLAVSAGLNLGKEGPMVHIACCIGNILSYLFPKYGKNEAKKREILSAAAAAGVSVAFGAPIGGVLFSLEEVSYYFPLKTLWRSFFCALVAAFVLGSINPFGNEHSVLFYVQYNKPWIFFELVPFVGLGIIGGIIAAVFIKANLWWCRYRKVSKLGQYPVTEVLGVAVVTAVLAFPNPYTRMSTSQLIYLLFSQCGVSNSDDLCDYNRNFTDVNSAIEIAAAGPGVYKAIWLLVLALIFKLVGTVFTFGIKVPCGLFIPSLCLGAIVGRIVGIGVEQLAYNYPHIWIFSGECSTGDDCITPGLYAMVGAAAVLGGVTRMTVSLVVIMFELTGGVRYIVPLMAAAMASKWVGDALGRQGIYDAHINLNGYPFLDSKEEFAHTSLAADVMQPKQNERLSVITQDSMTLSDVESLLKDTEHNGFPVVVSRQSQYLVGFVLRRDLNLAIANAKRSMEGITGDSLVLFTGGPPPTPSPNSQSMASGRPPPPPLPLKRILDMAPITMTDQTPMETVVDMFRKLGLRQTLVTHNGRLLGVITKKDVLRHIKQMDNEDPNSVLFN; encoded by the exons ATGATCGATATTAGAACATCCAACACCATGTCAGACCGTCCTTTTTCTGATGAAGAAGATAGAGAGCAAGGCCTTGGGGGTATTCATGGAGGAAATGGCTCTCATT ttTCTGTTAAATTCTCGGGATTTTCATTTG TTGGTGGAATCACATCAAGCTTCGGTGGAATGGTTTGTGATCCAGATGAGCTGCCCGGAATGGGCCAATATGAAGATTTTCACACCATTGATTGGCAAAGAGACATTGCTCGTGACCGAATGAGACATCGCCATATAATCAGACGGAAACGAGATTCTATATGTGACCTTATCCGTGGAGCCCATGATGCTTGGTCGGGATGGGTCTGTGTATTACTTGTTGGAATATTTACTG GTGCTGTTGCTGGTGTCATAGACATTGGAGCAAGTTGGATGTCTGATCTCAAGTATGGAATATGCCCTCAGGCTTTCTGGTTGAATAAAGAGCAGTGCTGCTGGTCATCAAATGAAACTACGTTTGACATTGGCAACTGCTCCCAG TGGTTAACCTGGCCTGAAGTTTTTAGTCAGGCAAAGCAAGGTGCGGGACcatatataatttcatatattttctatGTTGCGTGGGCTCTTCTGTTCGCATCAATGGCTGCGTCTTTGGTGAGGATGTTTGCCCCTTACGCTTGTGGATCTGGTATCCCAGAG ATTAAAACTATTCTCAGTGGATTTATCATTCGAGGATATCTTGGAAAATGGACATTGCTAATCAAGTCAGTTGGTATTATGCTTGCTGTGTCTGCTGGTTTGAACTTGGGGAAAGAAGGGCCCATGGTCCACATTGCTTGTTGTATAG GTAATATATTATCGTATCTGTTTCCCAAGTATggcaaaaatgaagcaaaaaagcgtgaaatactttcGGCCGCTGCTGCAGCTGGTGTTTCGGTAGCCTTTGGTGCACCTATTGGAGGTGTTCTTTTCAGTTTAGAAGAG GTCAGCTATTACTTCCCCCTCAAAACACTTTGGCGGTCGTTCTTCTGTGCGTTAGTGGCTGCATTTGTGCTTGGGTCCATAAATCCTTTTGGAAATGAGCATTCAGTCTTGTTTTATGTGCAGTACAACAAGCCTTGGATATTCTTTGAGCTTGTGCCATTTGTTGGATTAGGTATCATTGGT ggaATAATTGCTGCTGTATTTATTAAAGCAAATCTTTGGTGGTGTAGATATCGCAAAGTGTCAAAACTGGGACAGTACCCAGTGACAGAAGTACTTGGTGTGGCGGTTGTGACTGCTGTCTTGGCTTTTCCTAACCCATACACGAGGATGAGCACTTCGCAACTCATATATCTTCTGTTCAGTCAGTGTGGAGTTTCCAACAGTGATGATCTTTG TGATTACAATAGGAATTTCACTGATGTCAACTCAGCAATTGAAATTGCAGCTGCTGGACCTGGTGTTTACAAAGCAATTTGGCTCTTAGTGCTTGCCCTCATTTTTAAACTGGTTGGCACAGTTTTCACTTTCGGTATCAAAGTTCCATGTGGACTCTTCATTCCAAGTCTTTGCCTTGGAGCCATTGTGGGAAGAATTGTTGGAATTGGAGTGGAGCAGTTAGCATA caACTACCCACACATATGGATATTTAGTGGAGAGTGCTCAACTGGTGATGACTGCATTACACCTGGCTTGTACGCTATGGTTGGAGCTGCAGCAGTTCTTGGAGGTGTAACAAGAATGACTG tttCTCTGGTGGTGATAATGTTTGAGTTAACTGGAGGAGTGCGCTATATAGTTCCGCTGATGGCTGCTGCTATGGCATCCAAGTGGGTTGGTGATGCTCTTGGGAGGCAGGGCATCTATGATGCTCACATAAACTTAAATGGCTACCCCTTCTTAGACTCAAAAGAAGAGTTTGCCCACACTTCTTTGGCAGCTGATGTGATGCAACCAAA GCAAAATGAGCGCCTCAGTGTCATCACACAGGATTCCATGACATTATCAGATGTTGAAAGTCTACTAAAAGATACAGAACACAATGGATTTCCAGTTGTTGTTTCAAGACAGTCACAGTATCTCGTTGGATTTGTCCTTAGAAGAGATCTCAACTTGGCCATTG CGAATGCTAAGCGTTCCATGGAAGGCATCACTGGAGATTCCTTAGTGCTCTTCACTGGTGGGCCTCCTCCAACTCCATCTCCCAATTCTCAGTCAATGGCATCAGGACGTCCTCCACCACCACCTCTGCCACTCAAAAGAATATTGGATATGGCTCCAATCACCATGACTGACCAGACACCGATGGAAACTGTGGTGGATATGTTCCGGAAACTTGGTCTCAGGCAGACTCTTGTGACTCATAATGG GCGCTTATTAGGGGTAATCACAAAGAAAGATGTTCTCCGTCATATCAAGCAAATGGACAATGAAGACCCCAATTCTGTACTTTTCAATTGA